In Dama dama isolate Ldn47 chromosome X, ASM3311817v1, whole genome shotgun sequence, one genomic interval encodes:
- the LOC133052425 gene encoding uncharacterized protein CXorf49 homolog — MSSPDDEVSLSGAGFSAECGEQTSGLEAGSAGLQGPGPGPEAGTPRSCEGEGGDGFPEPEGFESEQEVLEAGGPVLWGCEGRPGSPADNQEDALQLVDESVAAILQQLADLNVLGTLRYLSQESYAVGEVSALRDLKARPRSRGGATQRCGEAAQTEASPLQVGGNPKRGTRSRLNVALDCQWPPSESPARLLSDPKSTDEFSEIERMRVSIYPKDGGQAKLNSPKDPGNPPRCLNVQGRENLLKVPGTCLSLAPRGLISVEGRQGRQSDTEQEDISPPKKMQSVLWGKGGSLPSYPRVAVASATAAAATGSGPQPTPRRKGVQEKKSLGGVSKPAAGRTFPSWGQGISATPLEPATFPPISGIPLLGRSKKYALVPWGAEDSKHTITGKKSVARRAWESVAAMAVSGADNEPNRDPFPKGQLTTDRPWPTCPSVHHGEPGRANLNIRDTQDSGNSEPVAMNKGEVRLRGPGPSGDQEPTDHPPRPKRQQQPPGMQSCPRCLVLQREIDELKEQLASMRYLAKKFQIL; from the exons TGGCCCCGAGGCGGGGACACCGCGAAGCTGCGAGGGTGAAGGCGGGGATGGCTTCCCAGAACCTGAgggcttcgagtcagagcaggaGGTGCTGGAAGCGGGAGGGCCGGTGCTGTGGGGCTGCGAAGGTCGGCCTGGCTCCCCGGCTGACAACCAGGAGGACGCCCTGCAGCTGGTTGACGAGTCAGTGGCAGCCATCCTGCAGCAGCTGGCTGACCTGAACGTGCTGGGCACCCTCAGATACCTGTCCCAGGAGAGCTATGCGGTCGGCGAAGTGTCTGCCTTGCGGGACCTCAAGGCGCGTCCCCGCAGTCGAGGCGGTGCCACCCAGAGGTGTGGGGAAGCGGCACAGACTGAGGCCAGCCCTCTCCAGGTCGGTGGGAACCCTAAGAGAGGCACTAGGAGTAGGTTGAACGTGGCTCTTGATTGCCAGTGGCCCCCCTCTGAAAGCCCAGCCAGGCTGCTGTCCGACCCCAAGTCCACTGATGAGTTCAGTGAGATAGAGCGGATGAGGGTGAGCATTTATCCCAAAGACGGAGGCCAGGCCAAGCTCAACAGCCCCAAGGATCCCGGGAACCCACCCAGATGCTTGAATGTCCAAGGCAGGGAAAATCTCCTTAAGGTGCCAGGCACTTGCCTGTCCTTGGCTCCACGAGGATTAATTTCGGTTGAGGGCAGGCAGGGCAGGCAGAGCGACACAGAGCAGGAGGACATCTCTCCCCCTAAGAAAATGCAGAGTGTGCTCTGGGGGAAGGGGGGCAGCCTGCCCAGCTACCCGAGAGTAGCAGTAGCATCAGCTACTGCAGCTGCCGCTACAGGCAGCGGGCCGCAGCCCACTCCTAGGAGGAAGGGGGTCCAGGAGAAGAAATCCCTTGGGGGCGTCTCCAAACCTGCCGCGGGGAGAACCTTCCCTTCCTGGGGGCAGGGAATCTCGGCCACTCCCCTGGAACCGGCCACCTTCCCCCCAATCTCCGGCATCCCGCTGCTCGGGAGGTCCAAGAAGTATGCCTTGGTCCCTTGGGGAGCGGAAGACTCCAAGCACACCATCACTGGGAAGAAATCCGTGGCTAGGCGGGCCTGGGAGTCGGTGGCAGCAATGGCGGTGTCAGGAGCAGACAACGAACCAAATAGAGACCCATTCCCAAAGGGCCAA CTTACCACTGACAGGCCATGGCCAACTTGTCCATCAGTGCATCATGGAGAACCCGGCAGGGCCAACCTCAACATCAGAGACACACAGGATTCAGGAAACTCAGAGCCCGTGGCCATGAACAAGGGAGAAGTCAGACTCAGAGGGCCTGGCCCATCAG GTGACCAGGAACCAACTGACCATCCCCCAAGACCGAAAAGGCAGCAGCAGCCACCTGGAATGCAGAGCTGTCCTCGG TGTCTGGTGCTACAGAGAGAAATAGACGAGCTTAAGGAGCAACTTG CCTCCATGCGGTACCTGGCCAAGAAGTTCCAGATCCTTTGA